The following coding sequences lie in one Arabidopsis thaliana chromosome 3, partial sequence genomic window:
- the CP33 gene encoding chloroplast RNA-binding protein 33 (chloroplast RNA-binding protein 33 (CP33); FUNCTIONS IN: RNA binding; LOCATED IN: thylakoid, chloroplast stroma, chloroplast; EXPRESSED IN: 23 plant structures; EXPRESSED DURING: 14 growth stages; CONTAINS InterPro DOMAIN/s: RNA recognition motif, RNP-1 (InterPro:IPR000504), Nucleotide-binding, alpha-beta plait (InterPro:IPR012677); BEST Arabidopsis thaliana protein match is: chloroplast RNA-binding protein 31B (TAIR:AT5G50250.1); Has 514069 Blast hits to 499112 proteins in 22048 species: Archae - 10752; Bacteria - 302541; Metazoa - 101965; Fungi - 16255; Plants - 33338; Viruses - 35348; Other Eukaryotes - 13870 (source: NCBI BLink).) — protein MSSAYCSSAVAVSAAATASSAATFNPLLSSHSNSQLFYRFTPKSFKLVANCPNPLILHSNIRRHRFFCAAETEASSADDEIQASVEEEEEVEEEGDEGEEEVEEEKQTTQASGEEGRLYVGNLPYTITSSELSQIFGEAGTVVDVQIVYDKVTDRSRGFGFVTMGSIEEAKEAMQMFNSSQIGGRTVKVNFPEVPRGGENEVMRTKIRDNNRSYVDSPHKVYAGNLGWNLTSQGLKDAFGDQPGVLGAKVIYERNTGRSRGFGFISFESAENVQSALATMNGVEVEGRALRLNLASEREKPTVSPPSVEEGETEEASLESNEVLSNVSA, from the exons ATGTCGTCAGCTTATTGTTCCTCCGCCGTGGCTGTATCCGCCGCAGCCACCGCTTCCTCCGCCGCTACCTTTAATCCATTACTCTCCTCCCACTCCAATTCCCAACTCTTCTATCGCTTTACACCAAAATCCTTCAAACTCGTTGCCAATTGCCCTAATCCACTAATCCTCCACTCAAATATCCGCCGCCACCGCTTCTTCTGCGCCGCCGAAACCGAAGCTAGTTCCGCCGATGATGAAATCCAGGCatcagtagaagaagaagaagaggtagaagaagaaggagatgaaggtgaagaagaagtagaggaagaaaaacagaCGACGCAAGCGAGTGGTGAAGAAGGGAGGCTTTACGTTGGGAATTTACCTTACACAATCACTTCTTCTGAGCTCTCTCAGATTTTTGGAGAAGCTGGAACTGTCGTCGATGTTCAG ATTGTTTATGATAAAGTTACTGATAGAAGCAGAGGATTTGGATTTGTAACAATGGGAAGcattgaagaagctaaagaagcgATGCAGATGTTTAACAGCTCT CAAATTGGTGGTAGAACGGTGAAAGTGAACTTCCCGGAGGTGCCGAGAGGCGGTGAGAACGAAGTAATGAGAACCAAAATCCGTGATAATAACCGGAGTTATGTTGATAGTCCTCATAAGGTATATGCAGGAAACCTTGGTTGGAATCTAACCTCACAAGGTTTAAAGGATGCATTTGGTGATCAACCTGGTGTGCTTGGTGCTAAAGTTATCTATGAAAGAAATACTGGGAGGTCTAGGGGGTTTGGTTTCATCTCGTTCGAGTCAGCGGAAAATGTTCAGTCTGCTTTGGCTACAATGAATGGCGTG gaAGTTGAAGGACGAGCGCTGAGGCTAAATTTGgcttcagagagagagaaacccACTGTGTCTCCTCCTTCCgtaga